The window AGTCATCAGAACCATTGAAAGTCTTCGTGCTCGATTTTTTTGGGGAGGTAATTTGGGTACACGAAAGATGGCTTGGGTCAAATGGGACTTAATTTTAGCTTCACATGAAAAGGGCGGTCTTGGAATTGGGAGTCTGAATTCCTTCAATCTATCGCTCCTCTTAAGATGGCAATGGAGATTAGTCAATAACCCAAATGCTTTATGGGTTAGAGTGATTAAAGAAATTCATGGTGTCCATTCGGGTTTTTCTGGACGTGGATGTCGTACACACAGATTATGgagtgatatagtttcttctatatCATCGCTACATTCACAGGGAGTTCTAACTTCTAATACCTTGGCACGTTGTATTGGAAATGGATCATCGACCCAGTTTTGGCTAGATATGTGGCATGGTAATACTACCCTAGCTGTGACTTATAATCGCCTATTTCGTTTAGATGCAAACCCGAACTGTTTGGTGGCTGATGAGTAAATGGTTCCTCTTTTAATTGGGAGTGGCTCCGTAATCCTCCCACATCTTGTCGCTTGCAACAGCTCATAGACTATCTTGGCTCGGTACAGTTAAATAGTTAAAGTGATAAATGGGTGTGGAATGTTAATGATAATGGTGTCTTCACGGTTCAGGGTACCAAATTACTCTTGGACGATTTATTTTTGCCTTCGACATATGCTTCCACAAGATGGCCTAAACATATTCCGGGTAAAGTTAACATTTTTGTGTGGAGACTCACTCTTGATCGTCTTCCCAATCGGTTAAATTTATCTTTCCATGGCCTGCCGAATATTTCTATCATATGCCCGAGTTGTGATTTAGAAGGAGAATCACGGGATCATGTTTTCTTGTTTTACAATGTGGCTAAGTTGATTTGGCATGGGATTTCCCTATGGCTGGATATTCGTTGGCACCCATTTGAATGTGTTAATGATATATTCGATTGGCTTGACACGCAGCAAGGGACGACTTCGAGGAAGACACGGTTATATTGCATCTTCGTGTCTACTCTATGGTGGATTAGGCCTTTCCATAACGACACTctctttggttccaatataatcaaGAGATATATTATCTTAGATCAAATTCGTTTATTTTCGTTTTCCTGATTAAAAGCAAGAAGTAAATATACTCCTAGTTGAACCACTTGGCTTTCACATCCTTTGTAAATGATTTGATGTTCTTTTTATCTAGCTTCTGgctagtttttaataaaatttctACAGTCGttcaaaaaaaata of the Rutidosis leptorrhynchoides isolate AG116_Rl617_1_P2 chromosome 5, CSIRO_AGI_Rlap_v1, whole genome shotgun sequence genome contains:
- the LOC139850041 gene encoding uncharacterized mitochondrial protein AtMg00310-like, yielding MRKPSNWTAIIDKFKVRLSNWNASLLSISGCTTLIKSVLGNIGIYPLSLFRAPTKVIRTIESLRARFFWGGNLGTRKMAWVKWDLILASHEKGGLGIGSLNSFNLSLLLRWQWRLVNNPNALWVRVIKEIHGVHSGFSGRGCRTHRLWSDIVSSISSLHSQGVLTSNTLARCIGNGSSTQFWLDMWHGNTTLAVTYNRLFRLDANPNCLVADE